One window of Chloroflexota bacterium genomic DNA carries:
- a CDS encoding DUF3368 domain-containing protein, with protein sequence MAERWVINASPLIVLARIGRDDLLFALADHVAVPRVVAQEIQAGPKDAAQQALTGGRFVIVDTPPPSTEILAWDLGAGETAVLAFASAEPGWTAILDDEAARKCARSLSLNVKGTLGIILLAKQKGLIASAAHELRALQAIGFRIDDQTARDALQRAVGETW encoded by the coding sequence ATGGCTGAACGCTGGGTCATCAATGCTTCACCATTGATCGTTCTCGCGCGGATTGGTCGCGATGATTTGCTTTTCGCGTTGGCAGATCACGTGGCTGTTCCGCGCGTGGTCGCGCAAGAAATTCAGGCGGGACCAAAAGACGCGGCGCAACAAGCATTAACCGGCGGACGTTTTGTGATTGTTGACACACCGCCACCATCCACTGAAATTCTTGCCTGGGATCTGGGTGCCGGCGAAACGGCGGTATTAGCATTCGCATCGGCAGAACCGGGGTGGACAGCAATTCTTGACGACGAAGCCGCGCGAAAATGCGCGCGAAGTTTGTCGCTGAACGTGAAAGGCACGCTGGGTATCATTTTGTTAGCAAAGCAAAAGGGATTGATCGCATCGGCAGCGCATGAGTTGCGTGCTTTGCAGGCAATTGGATTTCGGATCGACGATCAAACTGCGCGTGATGCGCTCCAACGCGCGGTAGGCGAAACATGGTAG
- a CDS encoding UPF0175 family protein, with protein MDTVHVSIDLPRGVLSALRQDPDNFVREMRLAAAVKWYEMRMISQAKAAEIAGVSRSEFLTALQRFGVSPFQYDADEIVEEVKHG; from the coding sequence ATGGATACGGTTCATGTTTCGATAGATTTGCCCAGAGGTGTCTTGTCCGCTTTGCGCCAAGACCCAGATAATTTCGTGCGCGAGATGCGTTTAGCAGCAGCAGTCAAATGGTACGAAATGCGGATGATCTCGCAGGCAAAGGCGGCGGAGATCGCCGGTGTTTCGCGCAGCGAGTTTTTGACTGCGTTGCAGCGGTTTGGCGTTTCGCCATTCCAGTACGATGCCGATGAAATTGTCGAGGAAGTCAAGCATGGCTGA
- a CDS encoding nucleotidyl transferase AbiEii/AbiGii toxin family protein, with protein sequence MFIETLPESARQSLALLGEKKIAHGFYLAGGSALALHLGHRISVDLDFFTPRSFDVVTLVRRLAKTGAFVQEQRKKDTLLGTFDQVKVSFFRYSYPLIAKSETVLNTAIAGMSDIGAMKLDAIGTRGKKRDFIDLYYICLAGHTLEDVLDWYREKYKGVEVNLIHYIKALTYFEEAEADPMPRMLKRVSWKRVKQFFEREAPPLLRKVV encoded by the coding sequence ATGTTTATCGAAACACTCCCAGAATCAGCCCGGCAAAGCTTGGCATTACTAGGCGAGAAAAAGATCGCGCATGGATTTTATCTTGCTGGCGGTTCCGCACTGGCTCTGCATTTAGGGCATCGTATCTCGGTAGATTTGGATTTTTTCACGCCGCGATCCTTTGATGTCGTGACGTTGGTTCGGCGGCTAGCCAAAACGGGCGCGTTCGTGCAAGAGCAACGGAAGAAAGACACTTTGCTCGGAACATTCGATCAAGTCAAAGTGAGTTTCTTCCGGTATTCGTACCCACTCATTGCGAAAAGTGAGACGGTGCTGAACACAGCGATTGCCGGCATGTCCGACATTGGCGCGATGAAGTTGGATGCGATTGGCACGCGCGGTAAGAAACGTGATTTTATTGACCTCTACTACATCTGCCTCGCTGGGCATACGCTTGAAGACGTACTCGATTGGTATCGCGAAAAATACAAAGGCGTCGAGGTCAATCTGATCCACTATATCAAGGCATTGACTTATTTTGAAGAAGCCGAAGCCGATCCAATGCCGCGGATGCTCAAGCGCGTATCGTGGAAGCGTGTAAAGCAATTCTTCGAGAGGGAAGCGCCGCCGTTATTGCGTAAGGTCGTCTGA
- a CDS encoding DUF3368 domain-containing protein → MLKDTRRADLLSDLDRGEAEAIVLAQELGADLVIIDERIARKHARRLGLKLTGTLGVLLEAKEHGFISAVKPLIEELVQGGIRLGADVIEESVRLAGEN, encoded by the coding sequence ATGTTAAAAGATACGCGCCGCGCGGATTTGTTGTCCGACTTGGATCGCGGAGAAGCTGAAGCGATAGTACTCGCGCAAGAACTTGGCGCTGATCTGGTGATTATTGATGAACGTATCGCGCGAAAGCACGCGCGGCGACTTGGTTTGAAACTAACCGGCACGCTTGGCGTCCTGCTCGAAGCAAAAGAACATGGATTCATTTCCGCAGTCAAACCACTCATCGAAGAACTCGTTCAGGGCGGCATTCGCTTGGGCGCTGACGTGATTGAAGAATCAGTGCGGCTTGCGGGTGAGAATTGA
- a CDS encoding UPF0175 family protein encodes MNVLTIPYPEELLLSLKENPVQFESEARLLLAVKLYELGKVSTGMAARLAGMGRVEFMFALGRFGLSPIGVDANELAEDMANA; translated from the coding sequence ATGAATGTTTTGACAATTCCATACCCTGAAGAATTGTTGCTTTCGTTGAAAGAGAACCCGGTGCAGTTTGAATCTGAAGCGCGACTCTTGCTCGCGGTGAAACTTTACGAACTTGGTAAGGTTTCCACTGGGATGGCGGCGCGACTTGCTGGAATGGGTCGGGTCGAATTTATGTTTGCGCTTGGGCGTTTTGGCTTGTCGCCCATAGGTGTGGATGCCAACGAATTAGCTGAGGATATGGCGAATGCCTGA